GGCATAGGACTGGGTGCCCATGCGCAGCGAAAGCGGACGTTCAAGGCGGCCGGTGGCGAGGAGCACGGTGTCGAGCCGGGCGGCATTACCCTTCGCCGCGTCTGTGGCGCCGGTGAGCGCCGCACCGGATGTGGGCACGCCCGTGCCCTCAGTGCGCGGCAGACTGCCGTTGCCACCGGCGAGCGCGAGATAGTCGACGATGGCCGTCTTCAGGGCGTCCACCGTCTTGGCGACCTGTTGGACGCGGGCGGTGCGGAGGGCGTCGAAGCCTTTCGGCAGGAGCAGCCCGACCATCACGGCCACGATGGCGATGACGAGGACGAGTTCGAGAAGGGAGTAGCCCTTCGATTGGCGGATCTTGTTGAGATGATTCTTCATTGTGCTGTTGGTTTTGGTTGGGGGCCGCGGCCGCATAGCCCGTTGAAAATCAGAGACCCCGTGCGACCTCCTCGACGGTGGTGAGCCCGGCCGCCGCGGCGTGCAGGCCGCTGCTCCACAGGGTGGGCAATCCTTCGCGGTCGCGGAGTGCGACCAGGTCTGCCAAGGGCGCGTCGGCGGTAATCAAGGGGATGAACTTCTTCGCCGGGATCACCTCATGGACGGCCAGCCGGCCCCGGAATCCTCGGCCGTGGCACGCTGCGCAACCGGTCGGTGCGTAGAACATCGCGTCCGCCATCGCGTGGCGCTCACGCAGCAGGCCATTCTCCGGATGCGTCTGCCGACAGGCCGGACACAGCCGACGCACCAAGCGCTGCGCGGCAACCAGACGGAGGGAAGCCGCAATCAGAAAACTCTCCACGCCGAGGTCCCGCAGGCGAGGTATCGCCGACAAGGCATCGTTCGTGTGCAGCGTGGAAAGGACGAGGTGCCCGGTGAGCGCGCCACGAATGGCAAGTTGAGCCGTCTCGGCGTCGCGCGTCTCGCCGACCAGCATGACATCGGGGTTCTGCCTCAGTAGCGCGCGCAACGATGCGGCAAACGTCAGTCCGATCTTCTCTCGGATCTCGGTTTGCCGGATCGCAGTGAATTCATATTCGACCGGGTCCTCCAATGTGTGGATCACCCGGCCGCGGTGGTCCAAGGCATGCAGGGCCGCGTGCAGCGTCGTGGTCTTTCCCGAACCCGTTGGTCCGGTCAGCAGAATCAATCCCGCCGGACCAGTCAGCGCATCCCGCATGGCCTGGGCTTGGACGGACGTGAGGCCCAGCTCATCGAGTGACTGCGCGGGCATCGTCTGGTCGAGAAGCCGAACGACCAGATTTTCGCCATACACGGTGGGCACAGTGCTCAACCGCAGATGATAGCGCCGTCCTCCCTCCTTGAGCGTGGCGC
This portion of the Candidatus Didemnitutus sp. genome encodes:
- a CDS encoding prepilin-type N-terminal cleavage/methylation domain-containing protein: MKNHLNKIRQSKGYSLLELVLVIAIVAVMVGLLLPKGFDALRTARVQQVAKTVDALKTAIVDYLALAGGNGSLPRTEGTGVPTSGAALTGATDAAKGNAARLDTVLLATGRLERPLSLRMGTQSYASAGSGNEITWNQASLAFVMTPDSVPQRNWSGVTRIEARTANPALAPSVALGANFRLDGTSNLNANSVVAYLVIPACPARDAYELAVTMNGAQLAPVEGAACDTGVVAFAAPANGVTDVYVYITAI
- a CDS encoding type II/IV secretion system protein, which encodes MRELLQSLRGRPAPVLPNIDSTGEASRMLDAILRAAANEGASDIHFEPKEGGLLVRFRLDGEMRDHTTVALAQRDALLSRGKIYGGMDITERRLPQDGRATLKEGGRRYHLRLSTVPTVYGENLVVRLLDQTMPAQSLDELGLTSVQAQAMRDALTGPAGLILLTGPTGSGKTTTLHAALHALDHRGRVIHTLEDPVEYEFTAIRQTEIREKIGLTFAASLRALLRQNPDVMLVGETRDAETAQLAIRGALTGHLVLSTLHTNDALSAIPRLRDLGVESFLIAASLRLVAAQRLVRRLCPACRQTHPENGLLRERHAMADAMFYAPTGCAACHGRGFRGRLAVHEVIPAKKFIPLITADAPLADLVALRDREGLPTLWSSGLHAAAAGLTTVEEVARGL